A section of the Rhodobacteraceae bacterium M382 genome encodes:
- a CDS encoding hydantoinase/oxoprolinase family protein produces the protein MALALGVDTGGTYTDAVLIRDEREVIASAKSLTTRQDLAIGIGGAIRAVLADSGVAAADVGMAALSTTLATNALVEGQGGRVALIYIGFRAEDLERHGLAEALKGDPALVMAGGHTHAGGEAAALDVEALNAFLESEAKGVTGFAVAGVFATRNPGHELEVARIIGETTGRPVTCSHQLSAKLNGPKRAVTAVLNARLIGMIDRLIGRAQETLVDLGIQAPMMVVRGDGALMSGEQARERPIETILSGPAASIVGARWMTGVEDALVSDIGGTTTDVALLSGGKPAIDPAGARVGGFRTMVEAVAMRTSGLGGDSQVHMNTSGLAGGLFLGPRRVLPASLIAMEAPELVHDTLDAQLRSSTAGEYDGRFVRAVPNMPVVGLSGREEVVLERIGDRVLPMGDVLRTRMEQGALNRLVDRGVVQVSGITPSDASHVLGRVDAWDRDAADKALTLFARRRIGSGDMAATGSQQLAQMIIDQLTEQTALTLLEAAFAEEADGFGIPGDQLARHVLMQRGLDKHRGLIALDASVNVDVVGLGASAPSYYPAVGDRLHCRMILPPHAGVANAIGAVVGRVSVRRSGTVTSPSEGRYRVHLDTGPEDFEESDAALEMLERALTQDARSAAEEAGAQDINIHVERDLRTALVEAKQVFVEGMLTVEASGRPRVAVG, from the coding sequence ATGGCGCTGGCGTTGGGGGTCGATACAGGTGGAACCTATACGGATGCGGTGTTGATCCGTGACGAGCGCGAGGTGATTGCCTCGGCCAAGTCGCTGACCACACGACAGGATCTGGCCATTGGTATTGGCGGCGCGATCCGGGCGGTTCTGGCCGACAGTGGCGTGGCTGCTGCGGATGTGGGGATGGCGGCGTTGTCCACGACTTTGGCCACCAATGCGTTGGTCGAAGGGCAGGGCGGGCGCGTGGCGCTGATCTATATCGGGTTTCGGGCCGAAGATCTGGAGCGGCACGGGTTGGCCGAGGCGCTGAAGGGCGATCCGGCATTGGTCATGGCGGGGGGGCACACCCATGCCGGAGGCGAGGCGGCGGCGCTGGATGTCGAGGCGTTGAACGCATTTCTGGAGAGCGAGGCCAAGGGGGTGACCGGATTTGCGGTGGCCGGTGTCTTTGCCACCCGCAACCCGGGACATGAATTGGAAGTGGCGCGGATCATCGGTGAGACCACCGGGCGGCCCGTAACCTGTTCGCACCAGTTGTCGGCCAAATTGAACGGACCCAAGCGCGCGGTCACGGCGGTGTTGAATGCGCGGTTGATCGGGATGATCGACCGGTTGATTGGGCGGGCGCAGGAGACATTGGTGGATCTGGGCATTCAGGCTCCGATGATGGTGGTGCGCGGAGACGGGGCGTTGATGTCGGGCGAACAGGCCCGCGAGCGGCCGATCGAGACGATTCTGTCCGGGCCTGCGGCGTCGATTGTCGGGGCGCGCTGGATGACCGGGGTCGAGGATGCGTTGGTGTCCGACATTGGCGGGACAACGACGGATGTGGCGTTGTTGAGCGGCGGAAAGCCGGCGATTGATCCGGCCGGTGCCCGGGTTGGCGGGTTTCGCACCATGGTGGAAGCGGTTGCCATGCGCACCAGCGGGCTGGGCGGTGACAGCCAGGTCCATATGAACACCTCCGGGTTGGCCGGGGGGCTGTTCCTGGGGCCGCGCCGCGTATTGCCCGCGTCGCTGATTGCCATGGAGGCCCCGGAGCTGGTGCATGACACATTGGATGCGCAGCTGCGATCGTCCACAGCCGGGGAATATGACGGGCGGTTTGTGCGGGCGGTTCCGAACATGCCGGTGGTTGGTCTGTCGGGGCGCGAAGAGGTGGTGCTGGAGCGGATCGGGGACCGGGTGCTGCCGATGGGGGATGTGCTGAGGACCCGGATGGAGCAGGGCGCGCTGAACCGGTTGGTCGATCGTGGCGTGGTGCAGGTGTCGGGGATTACCCCATCGGATGCCAGCCACGTATTGGGCCGGGTCGACGCCTGGGACCGGGACGCGGCGGACAAGGCGCTGACCCTGTTTGCGCGACGCCGGATCGGGTCCGGCGACATGGCCGCGACCGGGTCACAGCAGTTGGCTCAGATGATCATTGACCAGCTGACCGAGCAGACGGCGCTGACCCTGTTGGAAGCGGCCTTTGCCGAGGAAGCGGATGGGTTCGGCATTCCCGGTGATCAACTGGCGCGTCACGTGCTGATGCAGCGGGGGTTGGACAAACACCGGGGGCTGATCGCGCTGGATGCATCGGTGAACGTGGATGTGGTCGGGTTGGGGGCATCGGCACCCAGCTATTACCCGGCAGTGGGCGACCGGTTGCATTGTCGGATGATCCTGCCACCGCACGCCGGTGTGGCCAATGCGATCGGAGCTGTTGTGGGCCGTGTATCGGTGCGGCGCAGCGGCACGGTCACCAGCCCGTCGGAGGGGCGGTACCGGGTGCATCTGGACACCGGGCCGGAGGATTTCGAGGAGTCCGATGCGGCGTTGGAGATGCTGGAGCGTGCTTTGACACAGGACGCGCGGTCGGCGGCCGAAGAGGCCGGGGCCCAGGATATCAACATCCATGTGGAGCGGGACCTGAGGACTGCTTTGGTGGAGGCCAAGCAGGTGTTTGTCGAAGGCATGTTGACGGTTGAGGCCAGTGGTCGACCGCGGGTGGCCGTGGGGTGA